The following is a genomic window from Caldicellulosiruptor danielii.
AAAATATACTTCTTAAAGTGATGAAAAATAACACAAGTTTAACTTTTGAAAATAACAAGGGGCTGGATTTGTTTGAACATCAACCAGCCCCTTAAATATTTACTTACATTGAAACATTAAGCGAAATTTCCACATCTTCAACTTTTATTAAAGCTTCATTTGCACACAAATTACCATCTTCACCTCTCTTTCCTGTTTACTCAGTTTTTAGATTTATTAAGTAACTTATTGATTAGTAGAATTTCAAATGAGATTGTAAGTTGAAATTTTTACTATCAGCTTCTGAACAGCACCTTTTCATTTTCAAACATTCTTGTTGCAAATTTGATTGAGATTATAATATAGACAAGTGACGAAATTATAAAAAGTCCCAGATGCTGTAGGTTGACAATATCGTAAATGAGTTCTTTTAACACAGATATAGCATTTACAAGCGGAAGGACAAAATAGGTGTCTGTCAATTCGTTTGGTATTTTATACATTGTCAAGTATGGTGGTATAATAACTACAAAGTTTATAGGTGCAAGATAAGTTTGCCCTTCTTTAAATGAGCGCGCATATGCAGCTATGGCAACTTCAATTGCTGCAAAGATAATTGCAGTCAAGATTACAACTATGAGCATTATAAAAACTGTAATTGGTGATACTGAGTATCCAGAAAAAGGACTATTTTTAAACCCTTCGCCTAAAGCAGCAGGTAAAACAGCAAACGAAACAATAACACCTATTAGTGAAGAGAGACCTGCCAAAAGCGCCATAAAGCTCACTGCTAAATACTTTCCTGTAACAAGCGATGTCCTTGTTGCAGCTGTTGTCAAAAGAGGCTCTAAGGTTCCTCTTTCCTTTTCACCGGCTGTGATATCAATTGCAGCGTTCATACCACCAACAGCTACCCACAGTGTTAAGAACATAGGTAGCAGGAATGACAAAAGTGTTGCAGACTGTTTTTGCGGTGGTGCGACATTTTCTTTCTTTATCACAATTGGTTCGATAATTGATGGGTCTAAATTTTTTTGAATGAGCCTTGATTTTGTTATTTCTTTCGATAGATTATTAATAATCTCACTTAGCATACTTCCTACACTTGACGATTTCATGTCAGCGTCATTTGTCAAAATCTGCAGCTGAACTTGTTTTTCCTGAAGAATTAGCTTTTCAAAATCCTTTGGAATTATTAGCACTGCTTTTATGTTGCCATCTTGCAAATCCTTTTTTGGATTTTTAGAGTCTACTATCTGAAACTCTGATTTTTGTATCATTTGGGTTAGTGTTTTTGAGTTTTCCTTTCCAAGTACCGCAATGGGAGTTTTTTGTGGTTTTACTTCAAATGCAGACTTTGCAGCCAAAGAAGAGATTATAAATATTGCAGGGATAAACAGCATTGGCAGAATTATGCCAACAAGCAAAGCCTTTCTGTCCCTGAAAGCATCCTTTAATTCTTTTTTAAATACAATCCACACATGCTTCATATTTATTCTCATCAGTTATCACCTACCAGTCTGATAAATATATCTTCAAAGCTTGCACCAGAAAATCTTTGCTTTATCTCATCAATTGTGCCAATTGCCATAAGACTTCCTTTGTGTATTATTGCAACCCTGTCGCACAGCTTTTCCACCTCACTCATTGTGTGGCTTGAAAAGATGATAGTCCTTCCTTCTTGTTTGCAAAGCCTGATAAAGTCATGCACCTCTTTTGCACTTGTGACATCCAAAGAGTTTGTTGGCTCATCAAAAAGCATTACATCAGGGTTGTGGATGATAGAACGCACAAAGCACACCTTCTGTTTCATACCTTTTGAGAATTTACCTGCAGGCTTGTCAATAAACTCTTGCATCTGAAACCTTTCCACAAGCTCATCAATCCGCTTTTTAATTTCATCTTTTTTCATGTCGTGCAAAGTAGCAAAATATTCAATATTCTCTCTTGCGGTGAGCCTGCTATATAGTCCACTTTCACTTCCAAAAAGAATTCCAATCTTGCGCCTTACCTTTTCGGGCTCTTTTGTAATGTCAAGCCCGTCAATTGTAGCAGTACCGGATGTTGGTTTTAACATTGTTGCAAGCATTCTGAGAGTTGTTGTCTTGCCAGCACCGTTTTCGCCTAAGATGCCAAAGATTTCGCCTTGCCTTATAGTAAAAGATAGCCTGTCAACCGCCCTGACCTTGCCAAACTCTTTGGTAAGTTCAATAAGCTCAATCACAATTTACTCCTCCTTTGACATATTTTTTGATGTTTATATTTTTATTTAACGCCTATAATCTTTTTACACCTCCCGTCTGTAGATTGCGGTTATATTAACAATAAACGAAATAAGAAATAATACTATGGAAACAAACAAAATTATAATCAGATTTACAGGATTAGTATATATGTTTAAAATAAAGTTTTCAACTCTTTGGGTTGAATCTGTCAGATACAAGATGGGTAAATAACCAGCAAAAAAGGGAAGAAGAAATCCGGCTATTTCTGTAATTGAGCGTAGTGCAGAATTTTTTAGAAGCCAAGAAATCGAGTATATTATTGTATGACACGAAATTGTTGCAGTAATAAATGAAAATGGCAAAACAAAAGATAAAAGAGGATTAAAATAATCAATAAGTTTAAAAGTATAAAAAGCAAATAAAATAGTGTCTAAAAAAGCAATAGATACTAAAATTATTATAATATCCCATATAAATTCAAATATTATAATACTCTTTCTTTTGATTGGCAACAGGAAAAGTAAAGGTAGATAAGATATGTCTCCTGTTGATTCTCGTAGTTTTGTATTTCGGGCATAGAATGTTGATTTTATTATCATAAAAATAATTACTACCACAAAACAGTAAGCAGCAACAAATATTATATATGACCTTTTAAGAGACAAAGAGATAATTATTGGTATACTCAAAATTAAAGTAGATAAAACAGTGCTTCTGACCCTTTTAAAAGTTTTAAAATAAGCCCCCATTTTAAATCTCTCTCCTCTTTGTGATTATATTTCTCATATATCACTTTTTAGTAATAACATATACGAAATTACAAAAGATATACATGTCAAAATAGAGATATATCCAAGCAAAATTGGTAAGAAAGTTTTTAAAGAGCTAAAAATTATATGTTCAAGGCGGGAATTATTCAATACAGCAAAGATTGGGAAAGCAGTAGCAAAAGGCACACCTAAATAAAAACAAAGCACCATGAGTTTTGTAGTTGAAGTTTTATGAGGTATTTTTCTGAAAGCAATGTAAATTGGCTCAAGTGCGATAATTACAGCAGCTCCAATGAAAAAGTAAATTAAAAAGTATTTAAAAAAGTCGGCTGAATTAAAAGAGGGTTTTATTTGGACTATAATTGCATATTCAAGTAAAATGAATAGCTGAAACAAAAGCAGCAAAGAAAAATCTTTTAAATATCGAGTGATTACAATGTCTCTTTTTTTGATAGGCAAAAGAAGACAAAAAGATATTTCATTTAAAAAGTTATTTGGATTAATGGGAACATTCAATAGTGTAAAAACAAGATAGATAGCTGTAAAAAATGAAGAAAAATATTTTTCTAAAAACATAGTAGTAGAGGTTGTCGGATTAAATATAACCCAAAAAATTTGTATGAAAATGGTGTAAAAAATGAAATACAAAATGGATGTGTATACACCCTGCCTATAAAGCTTCCAATACCTCATCCTTCTCATCCCTTCTCACAAGCATTACATAGAACTTCTCAATTGATGGTTTTTCAACAACAAAGCTTGGCTCAATAAACTTTTCAATCTCTTTCTTTTGGCAAAGAGCTTCAAACGAAAATGAACCTTTTTTACAAGATAAAACTGCACTCTGTGGGATTTTGTTACTCTCTGAAGCGGGTCCTTTTACAATACAATAATCCTCTTCAATGCTTTCGCGCGATGATGAAAAGATGATTTTGCCATTATCTATGATTGTTACAAAGTCAGCAACATTTTCAATATCAGAGACTATGTGAGTTGAGTAGAAGACTGCCTTTTCTTCAGATTGAACAAAACTTTGCAGAATCTCAATAAACTGATTTCTTGCAACTGGGTCAAGCCCAGATGTTGGCTCATCTAAAATCAAAAAGTCAGGTCTTATAGCTAAAGCTAAAGCAATAGACAGTTTCATAACAGTTCCTTTTGAAAGCTGAAATATCTTTTTGTTCTGGTCAATTTCAAAAAGGTGGCAGAGCTTGCTAAAAAGCTTCTCATCCCAATTTTTGTAAAATGATTTTATTATTTCTTT
Proteins encoded in this region:
- a CDS encoding ABC transporter ATP-binding protein; protein product: MIALKVKNLTKSYKNFRLEIPELTLESGYIMGLLGRNGAGKTTLIKCILDLAKKESGEVFIFEKPFNCDEIEIKQRLGVVLETPILPGQLKPKDVKEIIKSFYKNWDEKLFSKLCHLFEIDQNKKIFQLSKGTVMKLSIALALAIRPDFLILDEPTSGLDPVARNQFIEILQSFVQSEEKAVFYSTHIVSDIENVADFVTIIDNGKIIFSSSRESIEEDYCIVKGPASESNKIPQSAVLSCKKGSFSFEALCQKKEIEKFIEPSFVVEKPSIEKFYVMLVRRDEKDEVLEAL
- a CDS encoding ATP-binding cassette domain-containing protein; protein product: MIELIELTKEFGKVRAVDRLSFTIRQGEIFGILGENGAGKTTTLRMLATMLKPTSGTATIDGLDITKEPEKVRRKIGILFGSESGLYSRLTARENIEYFATLHDMKKDEIKKRIDELVERFQMQEFIDKPAGKFSKGMKQKVCFVRSIIHNPDVMLFDEPTNSLDVTSAKEVHDFIRLCKQEGRTIIFSSHTMSEVEKLCDRVAIIHKGSLMAIGTIDEIKQRFSGASFEDIFIRLVGDN
- a CDS encoding ABC transporter permease, yielding MRINMKHVWIVFKKELKDAFRDRKALLVGIILPMLFIPAIFIISSLAAKSAFEVKPQKTPIAVLGKENSKTLTQMIQKSEFQIVDSKNPKKDLQDGNIKAVLIIPKDFEKLILQEKQVQLQILTNDADMKSSSVGSMLSEIINNLSKEITKSRLIQKNLDPSIIEPIVIKKENVAPPQKQSATLLSFLLPMFLTLWVAVGGMNAAIDITAGEKERGTLEPLLTTAATRTSLVTGKYLAVSFMALLAGLSSLIGVIVSFAVLPAALGEGFKNSPFSGYSVSPITVFIMLIVVILTAIIFAAIEVAIAAYARSFKEGQTYLAPINFVVIIPPYLTMYKIPNELTDTYFVLPLVNAISVLKELIYDIVNLQHLGLFIISSLVYIIISIKFATRMFENEKVLFRS
- a CDS encoding ABC-2 transporter permease; the protein is MRYWKLYRQGVYTSILYFIFYTIFIQIFWVIFNPTTSTTMFLEKYFSSFFTAIYLVFTLLNVPINPNNFLNEISFCLLLPIKKRDIVITRYLKDFSLLLLFQLFILLEYAIIVQIKPSFNSADFFKYFLIYFFIGAAVIIALEPIYIAFRKIPHKTSTTKLMVLCFYLGVPFATAFPIFAVLNNSRLEHIIFSSLKTFLPILLGYISILTCISFVISYMLLLKSDI